One genomic segment of Agromyces intestinalis includes these proteins:
- a CDS encoding MFS transporter, translating into MGVASYLTAATPPRLAVGGITVAIPVLAVEQTSDVALGGLLAAATLAPSILAAPIVGVLLDRARRPGALVAGAGIAMGAGYATAAFLGAVPTWVVALVLLVTGAAAPITMGGLSSFATEVIAEERRAYAVDALAYNLGSVVGPALVAASAALWSAQAATLVMAGCALAGAAGTVPLRLQPLATGVRGSMLQAMARGIRHIATHRPLAVVTSSGTLSQFGAGGLAIAAVLLSVQRTGDPGQGAVVVTAFAIGGLVGALWNAGHPSRLRSELVMGAGFAATGVLTIAAAADLGLWWTIAAIGASGLFTAPSASAMLLLRKQQSPPALRSQVFTVGAGLRAAAAAAGAAVAGIASGLGAGPLLVLIGVTWVASGAMLVAYPRGAPAIDGT; encoded by the coding sequence ATGGGCGTCGCGTCGTACCTCACCGCGGCGACGCCGCCACGGCTCGCGGTGGGCGGCATCACGGTCGCGATCCCGGTGCTCGCGGTCGAGCAGACGTCGGATGTCGCGCTCGGCGGCCTGCTCGCGGCGGCCACGCTCGCCCCCAGCATCCTGGCGGCGCCGATCGTCGGCGTGCTGCTGGATCGCGCACGCCGCCCGGGCGCCCTCGTCGCCGGGGCCGGGATCGCCATGGGCGCCGGGTACGCGACCGCGGCGTTCCTCGGGGCGGTGCCGACCTGGGTCGTCGCGCTCGTGCTGCTCGTCACGGGCGCCGCCGCGCCGATCACGATGGGCGGTCTCTCGAGCTTCGCGACCGAGGTCATCGCCGAGGAGCGGCGCGCCTACGCGGTCGACGCGCTGGCCTACAACCTCGGCTCGGTGGTCGGCCCGGCGCTCGTGGCGGCATCCGCCGCGCTGTGGTCGGCGCAGGCGGCGACGCTCGTGATGGCGGGGTGCGCGCTCGCGGGCGCGGCCGGCACGGTGCCGCTGCGGCTCCAGCCCCTCGCCACGGGGGTGCGCGGGTCGATGCTGCAGGCGATGGCCCGCGGCATCCGGCACATCGCGACCCACCGGCCGCTCGCGGTGGTGACCTCCAGCGGCACGCTGAGCCAGTTCGGTGCCGGCGGGCTGGCGATCGCGGCGGTGCTGCTCTCGGTGCAGCGCACGGGCGACCCCGGCCAGGGTGCCGTCGTCGTCACGGCGTTCGCGATCGGTGGGCTCGTCGGCGCGCTGTGGAACGCCGGCCACCCGAGCCGCCTGCGCTCCGAGCTCGTGATGGGCGCCGGGTTCGCGGCCACGGGTGTGCTCACCATCGCCGCGGCCGCCGACCTCGGCCTCTGGTGGACGATCGCGGCGATCGGGGCATCGGGGCTCTTCACCGCGCCGAGCGCGTCGGCCATGCTCCTCCTCCGCAAGCAGCAGAGCCCGCCCGCGCTCCGTTCGCAGGTGTTCACCGTCGGGGCCGGTTTGCGCGCGGCGGCCGCCGCAGCCGGCGCGGCGGTCGCCGGCATCGCGTCGGGGCTCGGCGCAGGCCCGTTGCTCGTGCTCATCGGCGTGACCTGGGTCGCATCGGGCGCGATGCTGGTCGCCTACCCGCGCGGCGCACCCGCGATCGACGGCACCTGA
- a CDS encoding Gfo/Idh/MocA family protein yields the protein MEDTLAQDRYALVGTGHRAGMYVGALTGAVAGAERVPELARLVAWTDANPGRLDVYEREVGAARYPVPRRFAPDDLERAIADEQVDRVIITTPDVTHAEYIVRALRAGADVVVEKPLTIDADSVRHIGAAVAETGREVITTFNYRYSPRNSTLRRVIADGRIGRVTSVHFEWALDTVHGADYFRRWHRDKANSGGLFVHKASHHFDLVNWWIGAAPVRVFASGGLRFYGAENAAARGIGARPARGTGAEASDPFTRDLAADARLKALYLDQEHHDGYLRDRDVFDAGITIEDNLAALVEYDSGATLSYSLNAHAPWEGYRVTVNGTEGRAELDVVERGAVLVDQGGRVAVDPSMHQDASRADAVRPHGARLVVQRHWEPAQEIGIPEGIGSHGGGDAYLLQHLFGRVTRDEPLGRVAGYADGVRAVAVGIAGNRSLETGEPVRIADLGF from the coding sequence ATGGAGGACACCTTGGCCCAGGACCGCTACGCACTCGTCGGCACCGGCCATCGCGCCGGAATGTACGTCGGTGCGCTCACCGGCGCGGTGGCCGGCGCCGAGCGAGTGCCCGAGCTGGCGCGACTCGTCGCCTGGACCGATGCCAACCCCGGGCGGCTCGACGTGTACGAACGCGAGGTGGGTGCGGCGCGGTATCCGGTGCCGAGGCGTTTCGCACCCGACGACCTCGAGCGCGCGATCGCCGACGAGCAGGTCGACCGGGTCATCATCACCACGCCCGACGTCACCCACGCCGAATACATCGTGCGCGCGCTGCGGGCCGGCGCCGACGTGGTCGTCGAGAAGCCGCTGACGATCGACGCCGACAGCGTGCGCCACATCGGCGCGGCCGTCGCCGAGACCGGCCGCGAGGTCATCACGACGTTCAACTACCGGTACAGCCCCCGCAACTCGACGCTGCGACGGGTCATCGCCGACGGCCGCATCGGCCGGGTCACGAGCGTGCACTTCGAGTGGGCGCTCGACACCGTGCACGGGGCCGACTACTTCCGGCGCTGGCATCGCGACAAGGCGAACTCGGGCGGGCTCTTCGTGCACAAGGCGTCGCACCACTTCGACCTCGTGAACTGGTGGATCGGCGCGGCGCCCGTGCGCGTATTCGCCAGCGGCGGGCTGCGGTTCTACGGCGCCGAGAACGCGGCGGCCCGCGGGATCGGCGCGCGCCCGGCGCGCGGCACCGGCGCCGAGGCATCCGACCCCTTCACCCGCGACTTGGCCGCCGATGCCCGGCTCAAGGCCCTCTACCTCGACCAGGAGCACCACGACGGATACCTGCGCGACCGCGACGTGTTCGACGCCGGCATCACGATCGAGGACAACCTCGCCGCGCTCGTCGAATACGACTCGGGCGCGACGCTCAGCTACTCGCTGAACGCGCACGCGCCGTGGGAGGGCTATCGCGTGACGGTGAACGGCACCGAGGGGCGCGCCGAGCTCGACGTCGTCGAGCGCGGCGCGGTGCTGGTCGACCAGGGCGGGCGGGTCGCGGTCGACCCGTCGATGCATCAGGATGCCTCGCGGGCCGACGCCGTGCGACCCCACGGCGCCCGGCTCGTGGTGCAGCGGCACTGGGAGCCCGCACAGGAGATCGGGATCCCCGAGGGCATCGGCAGCCACGGGGGCGGCGACGCCTATCTGCTGCAGCACCTGTTCGGGCGCGTCACGCGCGACGAGCCGCTGGGCCGGGTCGCCGGGTACGCCGACGGGGTGCGGGCGGTCGCGGTGGGCATCGCCGGCAACCGTTCGCTCGAGACAGGCGAGCCCGTGCGGATCGCCGACCTCGGGTTCTGA
- a CDS encoding LacI family DNA-binding transcriptional regulator: MTDGTRSTPATLHDVAREAGVSLATASRALNGSTRKVNEEYRTRVLAAAARLDYSPNLSAQAVARGASTTVALLVADIADPYFSSIAAGVVAEADLERLIVTMAATERDPERELELVRALRGQRPRVMILASSRRTDEPTDGPLAEELAAYERAGGRVVLISRNEYALRTVLLDNRAGAAALATALAGLGYRRFAVVTAGEGLRTAGDRLAGFRDGLAAAGIELRDTDVVRGEFTRDGGYAATTALLERGLNGVEVVFAVNDVMAVGALSAIRDAGLEPGADLAVAGFDDIATVRDVTPPLTTVRVPLEQIGRRALRLALDDADASGPASPATAPDAVPTEVVIRASTPGPRTR, encoded by the coding sequence ATGACCGACGGCACCCGGAGCACCCCCGCCACCCTCCACGACGTCGCCCGCGAAGCGGGCGTCTCGCTCGCCACGGCGTCGCGCGCGCTGAACGGCTCGACGCGCAAGGTCAACGAGGAGTACCGCACCCGCGTGCTCGCCGCCGCGGCCCGGCTCGACTACTCCCCCAATCTCTCGGCCCAGGCCGTCGCGCGCGGCGCGTCGACGACCGTCGCCTTGCTGGTGGCCGACATCGCCGACCCGTACTTCTCGTCGATCGCGGCCGGCGTCGTCGCCGAGGCCGACCTCGAGCGCCTCATCGTCACGATGGCGGCGACCGAGCGCGATCCCGAACGCGAACTCGAACTGGTCCGTGCGCTGCGCGGCCAGCGCCCCCGCGTGATGATCCTCGCGAGCTCGCGGCGCACCGACGAGCCGACCGATGGCCCCCTCGCCGAGGAGCTCGCCGCCTACGAGCGCGCGGGAGGGCGCGTCGTGCTGATCAGCCGCAATGAGTACGCCTTGCGCACGGTCCTGCTCGACAACCGCGCAGGCGCCGCGGCGCTCGCGACCGCCTTGGCCGGGCTCGGGTACCGGCGGTTCGCGGTCGTCACTGCCGGCGAGGGCCTGCGCACCGCCGGCGACCGGTTGGCGGGATTCCGCGACGGGCTCGCGGCGGCCGGTATCGAGCTGCGCGACACCGACGTGGTGCGCGGCGAGTTCACACGCGACGGCGGCTACGCGGCCACGACCGCCCTGCTCGAGCGGGGGCTCAACGGCGTCGAGGTCGTGTTCGCGGTGAACGACGTCATGGCGGTCGGCGCGCTGTCCGCGATCCGCGACGCAGGGCTCGAGCCCGGCGCCGACCTCGCCGTCGCGGGCTTCGACGACATCGCCACCGTGCGCGACGTCACTCCGCCGCTCACGACCGTGCGCGTGCCGCTCGAGCAGATCGGTCGGCGCGCGCTGCGGCTCGCGCTCGACGACGCGGATGCCTCGGGCCCGGCGTCGCCCGCGACCGCTCCCGACGCCGTGCCCACCGAGGTCGTCATCCGCGCCTCGACGCCGGGGCCGCGCACCCGCTGA
- a CDS encoding Gfo/Idh/MocA family protein, translating into MNGVSGRMGYRQHLVRSILAIREQGGVLLADGETRVQVEPILVGRSERKLADLAAKHGLEHWTTNLDEALADPRWQVYADFLVTKARAAAIRKAIAAGKAIYTEKPTAESFDEALELARLADEAGVKNGVVHDKLYLPGFQKLRRLIDSGFFGRILSVRGEFGYWVFEGDWQPAQRPSWNYRAEDGGGIIVDMFPHWNYLLENLFGRVESVYARAVTEIPERLDERGERYAATADDAAYAIFDLAGGITAQLNSGWTTRVNRDELVEFQVDGTHGSAVVGLFGCKIQPRNATPKPVWNPDLYDEHDYATDWIEVPTNDVFENGFKTQWEEFIRHVVEDAPNRYDFLAGARGVLVAQEGLRSSAEGRRIDIPQVTLDSGSDATEPALAAEASGSEASGSEASELAGAR; encoded by the coding sequence ATGAACGGCGTCTCCGGGCGCATGGGCTACCGCCAGCACCTCGTGCGCTCGATCCTCGCGATCCGCGAGCAGGGCGGGGTTCTCCTCGCCGACGGCGAGACCCGCGTGCAGGTCGAGCCGATCCTCGTCGGTCGCAGCGAGCGCAAACTCGCCGACCTGGCCGCCAAGCACGGCCTCGAGCACTGGACGACGAACCTCGACGAGGCGCTCGCCGACCCGCGCTGGCAGGTCTACGCCGACTTCCTCGTGACGAAGGCTCGCGCCGCCGCGATCCGCAAGGCGATCGCCGCCGGCAAGGCGATCTACACCGAGAAGCCGACCGCCGAGTCCTTCGACGAGGCGCTCGAGCTCGCCCGCCTCGCCGACGAGGCCGGCGTCAAGAACGGCGTCGTGCACGACAAGCTCTACCTGCCCGGCTTCCAGAAGCTCCGGCGCTTGATCGACAGCGGCTTCTTCGGCCGCATCCTCAGCGTGCGCGGCGAATTCGGCTACTGGGTGTTCGAGGGCGACTGGCAGCCCGCGCAGCGGCCCAGCTGGAACTACCGTGCCGAGGACGGCGGCGGCATCATCGTCGACATGTTCCCGCACTGGAACTACCTGCTCGAGAACCTGTTCGGGCGGGTCGAATCGGTCTACGCCCGCGCGGTGACCGAAATCCCCGAGCGTCTCGATGAGCGGGGCGAGCGCTACGCCGCGACCGCCGACGACGCGGCCTATGCGATCTTCGACCTCGCCGGCGGCATCACCGCCCAGCTCAACTCGGGCTGGACGACGCGCGTGAACCGCGACGAGCTCGTCGAGTTCCAGGTCGACGGCACGCACGGCTCGGCCGTCGTGGGGCTGTTCGGCTGCAAGATCCAGCCCCGCAACGCGACCCCGAAGCCGGTCTGGAACCCCGACCTCTACGACGAGCACGACTACGCGACCGACTGGATCGAGGTGCCGACGAACGACGTGTTCGAGAACGGCTTCAAGACCCAGTGGGAGGAGTTCATCCGCCACGTCGTCGAGGACGCGCCGAACCGCTACGACTTCCTCGCGGGCGCGCGCGGCGTGCTCGTCGCCCAGGAGGGACTGCGCTCGAGCGCCGAGGGCCGCCGCATCGACATCCCGCAGGTCACCCTCGACAGCGGGTCGGATGCCACGGAGCCCGCACTTGCGGCCGAGGCATCCGGCTCCGAGGCATCCGGCTCCGAGGCATCCGAGCTCGCCGGAGCCCGCTGA
- a CDS encoding dihydrodipicolinate synthase family protein: MTDLTLLDAAGTLTAVPLAEAPAFRRPQGPLQSRVAYAAAHVVPKPFADNTPGQPAEIDWDATLAFRHHVWSWGLGVADAMDTAQRNMGLDAAATRELITRSAAEAQSVGGKLVVGVNTDHVEAERISIDEVIDAYKTQLHHAEDAGAGAVLMASRHLARAATSADDYLRVYREVLDAAGAPVVLHWLGTAFDPQLAGYFGSDDTDAAAGTLLQIIDEHPDRVQGVKMSLLDADAEIAVRERLPVSARMFTGDDFHYVGLIAGDGADGSGRGHSDALLGAFAALAPNASAAIQALDAGDAAEYHRVLGPTEALSRQVFAAPTFYYKTGVAFLSWLNGHQAAFQMIGGLHAARSLPHLSRIVELANASGALERPELAAARWHALLTLNGVDVTAPTAAPAVEEVLA; this comes from the coding sequence ATGACCGACCTCACCCTGCTCGACGCGGCCGGCACCCTGACCGCCGTGCCGCTCGCCGAGGCACCCGCGTTCCGCCGGCCCCAGGGGCCACTCCAGAGCCGTGTCGCGTACGCGGCCGCGCACGTGGTGCCGAAGCCGTTCGCCGACAACACACCGGGGCAGCCCGCCGAGATCGACTGGGATGCCACGCTCGCGTTCCGCCACCATGTCTGGTCGTGGGGGCTCGGTGTCGCTGACGCGATGGACACGGCCCAGCGCAACATGGGCCTCGATGCCGCTGCGACGCGCGAGCTCATCACCCGCAGCGCCGCCGAGGCGCAGTCGGTGGGCGGCAAGCTGGTCGTCGGCGTCAATACCGACCACGTCGAGGCCGAGCGGATCTCGATCGACGAGGTGATCGACGCGTACAAGACGCAGCTGCACCACGCCGAGGATGCCGGGGCGGGCGCCGTGCTGATGGCGAGCCGCCACCTCGCACGCGCCGCGACGAGCGCCGACGACTACCTGCGGGTGTACCGCGAGGTGCTCGACGCGGCGGGCGCGCCAGTCGTGCTGCACTGGCTCGGCACGGCGTTCGACCCGCAGCTCGCGGGCTACTTCGGGTCGGATGACACGGATGCCGCCGCCGGCACCCTGCTGCAGATCATCGACGAGCACCCCGATCGGGTGCAGGGCGTGAAGATGAGCCTGCTCGACGCCGACGCCGAGATCGCGGTGCGCGAGCGGCTGCCGGTCTCGGCGCGCATGTTCACGGGCGACGACTTCCACTACGTGGGGCTCATCGCCGGCGACGGTGCCGACGGGTCGGGGCGCGGGCACTCCGACGCGTTGCTCGGCGCGTTCGCGGCGCTCGCGCCGAACGCGTCGGCCGCGATCCAGGCGCTCGACGCGGGCGACGCGGCCGAGTACCACCGCGTCCTCGGCCCGACCGAGGCGCTGTCGCGCCAGGTGTTCGCGGCCCCGACGTTCTACTACAAGACCGGCGTCGCGTTCCTCAGCTGGCTGAACGGCCACCAGGCCGCGTTCCAGATGATCGGCGGGCTGCACGCTGCGCGCAGCCTTCCGCACCTCTCGCGCATCGTCGAGCTCGCGAACGCCTCGGGCGCGCTCGAGCGGCCCGAGCTGGCCGCGGCCCGCTGGCACGCGCTGCTGACCCTGAACGGTGTCGACGTGACCGCGCCCACCGCTGCGCCGGCCGTCGAGGAGGTGCTGGCGTGA
- a CDS encoding sugar phosphate isomerase/epimerase family protein — MSTPHPRLSMNQGTIKHSTLDEALGAVAGGGYESIGLWREPVHDVGLAEAARRLTASGLRFSTLCRGGFFTMGEGPARRAQLDDNRRAIEETATLASAGAPGSAAVYVLVAGGLPEGSRDLIGARSRVQDALAELAPEAEAAGVTMAIEPLHPMFASDRCVVTTLKQALDLAEPFDPSVVGVTVDTFHIWWDPEVLPQIARAGASGRIATYQVCDWKTPLPANVLNSRHYPGDGVIDFATLTRAVEAAGYAGDVEVEIFNDDVFATPFDEVVARTAETFGAAVAPHLAATPAPAPARA; from the coding sequence GTGAGCACCCCGCACCCGCGCCTGTCGATGAACCAGGGCACGATCAAGCACTCGACGCTCGACGAGGCGCTGGGCGCCGTCGCGGGCGGCGGGTACGAGTCGATCGGCCTGTGGCGCGAGCCGGTGCACGACGTCGGCCTCGCCGAGGCCGCACGCAGGCTCACGGCGAGCGGTCTGCGGTTCTCGACGCTGTGCCGCGGCGGGTTCTTCACCATGGGCGAGGGCCCCGCGCGCCGCGCGCAGCTCGACGACAACCGCCGCGCGATCGAGGAGACCGCGACGCTCGCCTCCGCCGGCGCCCCCGGCTCCGCCGCGGTGTACGTGCTCGTCGCGGGCGGCCTGCCCGAGGGCTCGCGCGACCTGATCGGCGCGCGCTCGCGCGTGCAGGACGCACTGGCCGAGCTCGCCCCCGAGGCCGAGGCGGCCGGGGTCACGATGGCGATCGAGCCGCTGCATCCCATGTTTGCGAGCGACCGGTGCGTCGTCACGACGCTGAAGCAGGCGCTCGACCTCGCCGAGCCCTTCGACCCGAGCGTCGTGGGCGTCACGGTCGACACGTTCCACATCTGGTGGGACCCAGAGGTGCTGCCGCAGATCGCCCGCGCCGGGGCATCCGGTCGGATCGCGACCTATCAGGTCTGCGACTGGAAGACCCCGCTGCCCGCGAACGTGCTGAACAGCCGCCACTACCCCGGTGACGGCGTCATCGACTTCGCGACCCTCACCCGCGCGGTCGAAGCGGCCGGCTACGCCGGCGACGTCGAGGTCGAGATCTTCAACGACGACGTCTTCGCGACCCCGTTCGACGAGGTCGTCGCGCGCACCGCCGAGACCTTCGGCGCCGCGGTCGCCCCGCACCTCGCCGCGACCCCGGCCCCCGCGCCCGCGCGCGCGTAA
- a CDS encoding FAD-dependent oxidoreductase: MAEGRAPAGSPVILVAGEGRASVARELARRYGADYDVQAHPDASSARAAIEQLVGEGRSVAIALAGLDAVDADAGLFAVIRHAFPDSRRSVLLDWGAWGDDEATSAVLALMAGGAVETYLVAPRHTPDEAFHRGVTELLRDWARATGADRPGYVLVGDPARPRTHALRARLDRTGAQVRSIHPNDPDARDLLERAGVQKTEADLPPIVATETGQVLVDPDDSELARAAGLRTDLPDHPIDLVIVGSGPAGLAAAVYAASEGLDTLVLEAASIGGQAGGSSLIRNYLGFVRGVPGADLALNAYRQAWLFGARFAIARRATGLTADDSGFRVEVDGGAGGTGAGGTVETGSVVIATGVDYRRLAVPALDPFVGASVFYGASSVEARGQAGHDVLVVGGGNSAGQAALHLARFARSVSLVVRGAHLAESMSRYLIDELDAVGVGVIGDSRVVDVEAARDGTLSAVVLEHGDGTRDAVQAQALFITIGARPRTDWVGAAVLRDRWGSIVTGGAIGETDASAWALDRDPDALETSLPGCFAVGDVRRGSLKRVAAAVGEGSAVVSAVHRHLGGHVGG; the protein is encoded by the coding sequence ATGGCCGAGGGCCGTGCGCCGGCGGGGTCGCCGGTCATCCTGGTCGCGGGCGAGGGGCGCGCGTCGGTGGCGCGGGAGCTCGCGCGCCGGTACGGCGCGGACTACGACGTGCAGGCGCACCCGGATGCGTCGTCGGCACGTGCTGCGATCGAGCAGCTCGTCGGCGAGGGCCGGTCGGTGGCGATCGCGTTGGCGGGGCTCGACGCGGTCGACGCGGACGCGGGTCTCTTCGCCGTGATCCGGCACGCGTTCCCCGATTCCCGTCGGTCGGTGCTGCTCGACTGGGGCGCGTGGGGCGACGACGAGGCGACCTCCGCGGTGCTGGCGTTGATGGCGGGCGGCGCAGTCGAGACCTATCTGGTGGCGCCCCGGCACACACCCGACGAGGCGTTCCATCGCGGAGTCACCGAGCTGCTGCGCGACTGGGCGCGCGCGACCGGCGCCGATCGCCCCGGGTACGTGCTCGTGGGCGACCCGGCGAGGCCGCGCACGCACGCGCTGCGCGCCCGCCTCGACCGCACGGGCGCGCAGGTGCGCAGCATCCACCCGAACGATCCCGACGCGCGCGACCTGCTCGAGCGGGCGGGCGTGCAGAAGACCGAAGCCGACCTCCCTCCCATCGTCGCCACCGAGACGGGGCAGGTGCTCGTCGACCCCGACGACTCCGAGCTCGCGCGCGCGGCGGGACTGCGCACCGACCTGCCCGACCACCCGATCGACCTGGTGATCGTCGGCTCGGGTCCCGCCGGCCTGGCCGCCGCGGTGTACGCGGCAAGCGAGGGCCTCGACACGCTGGTGCTCGAAGCCGCCTCGATCGGCGGGCAGGCGGGCGGCAGCTCGCTGATCCGCAACTACCTCGGCTTCGTGCGGGGCGTCCCCGGCGCCGACTTGGCGCTCAACGCGTACCGGCAGGCGTGGCTGTTCGGCGCACGGTTCGCGATCGCGCGCCGCGCGACGGGGTTGACCGCCGACGACAGCGGGTTCCGCGTCGAGGTCGACGGCGGAGCAGGCGGCACCGGCGCAGGCGGCACGGTCGAGACCGGTTCGGTCGTCATCGCGACGGGCGTCGATTACCGTCGCCTCGCGGTGCCGGCGCTCGACCCGTTCGTCGGGGCATCCGTCTTCTACGGCGCCTCCTCGGTCGAGGCGCGCGGTCAAGCCGGCCACGACGTCCTGGTCGTCGGCGGCGGAAACTCGGCCGGTCAGGCCGCGCTGCACTTGGCCCGCTTCGCCCGCTCGGTCTCACTCGTCGTGCGCGGCGCACACCTCGCCGAGAGCATGTCGCGCTACCTCATCGACGAGCTCGACGCGGTCGGCGTCGGCGTGATCGGCGACTCGCGCGTCGTCGACGTCGAGGCCGCCCGCGACGGCACTCTGAGCGCGGTGGTGCTCGAGCACGGCGACGGCACGCGTGACGCGGTGCAGGCGCAGGCGCTGTTCATCACGATCGGCGCGCGCCCGCGCACCGACTGGGTGGGCGCGGCGGTGCTGCGCGATCGATGGGGTTCGATCGTCACGGGCGGGGCGATCGGCGAGACGGATGCCTCGGCCTGGGCGCTCGACCGCGACCCCGACGCCCTCGAGACGTCACTGCCCGGATGCTTCGCGGTCGGCGACGTCCGTCGCGGTTCGCTGAAGCGCGTGGCCGCTGCGGTCGGCGAGGGGTCGGCGGTCGTGTCGGCGGTGCATCGACACCTCGGCGGTCACGTCGGCGGCTGA
- a CDS encoding GNAT family N-acetyltransferase, with amino-acid sequence MSFDPRSTPVDRRAEQELEARGLRYRQVDPSDQAAFDAWSQADNRGFHHPRPREVDLAHERRVFADRLVRGVYDPASATPGIPIATVSSWPTGLSVPGGRSIDAWAVSSVTVAPTHRRRGIARSLMQAELRDAVSAGAAVAMLTATEATIYGRFGYAPATRAATVRVDRRRAHWIGPDAPGRVHLVDPASLRELAPQLVRRAVSRTPGEIDRWPALLDRVLGLVDAESEHSRSIRAVRYDDERGETQGFATYRVVRDPNRPGVLESDFIAAATDDAERAIWRVFCEVDFVDEVRVLLRSTDEPLPWVLEDARAVTLDGVGDHLWVRVLDPVAALAGRRFAGAGTLRLEVDDPLGFAVGVYELDAAAEGRAEVRRVEGGAADVSGPVPIGGSRRSRQAHGLRLGVRELGSMLLGGVRATTLARAGRVVEHSRGSLALADRLFSSEREPALTIWF; translated from the coding sequence ATGTCGTTCGATCCGCGGAGCACCCCTGTCGACCGGCGCGCCGAGCAGGAGCTCGAGGCGCGCGGACTCCGCTATCGGCAGGTGGATCCGTCCGACCAGGCGGCGTTCGACGCGTGGTCGCAGGCCGACAACCGCGGCTTCCACCATCCGCGACCGCGCGAGGTCGACCTCGCGCACGAACGGCGGGTGTTCGCCGATCGCCTGGTGCGCGGCGTGTACGACCCGGCTTCGGCGACCCCGGGCATCCCGATCGCGACGGTGTCGAGCTGGCCGACGGGCCTCAGCGTGCCCGGTGGGCGCAGCATCGACGCGTGGGCGGTGTCGTCGGTCACGGTCGCGCCGACGCATCGCCGCCGCGGCATCGCGCGCTCGCTCATGCAGGCCGAGCTGCGCGATGCGGTCTCGGCGGGCGCGGCGGTCGCCATGCTCACCGCGACCGAGGCGACGATCTACGGCCGGTTCGGCTACGCGCCGGCCACGCGCGCCGCGACCGTGCGGGTCGACCGACGTCGGGCGCACTGGATCGGTCCGGATGCCCCGGGCCGCGTGCACCTCGTCGACCCCGCGTCGTTGCGCGAGCTCGCACCGCAGCTCGTGCGTCGGGCGGTGTCGCGCACGCCTGGCGAGATCGACCGGTGGCCGGCGCTCCTCGACCGGGTGCTGGGCCTGGTCGACGCCGAGTCCGAGCACAGCCGAAGCATCCGTGCCGTGCGCTACGACGACGAGCGCGGCGAGACGCAGGGCTTCGCGACGTACCGCGTGGTGCGCGACCCGAACCGGCCGGGCGTGCTCGAGAGCGATTTCATCGCCGCCGCGACCGACGACGCCGAACGCGCGATCTGGCGGGTGTTCTGCGAGGTCGACTTCGTCGACGAAGTACGGGTGCTGCTGCGCTCGACCGACGAGCCGCTGCCGTGGGTGCTCGAGGACGCGCGGGCGGTCACGCTCGACGGGGTCGGCGACCACCTGTGGGTGCGGGTGCTCGACCCGGTCGCCGCGCTCGCGGGCCGCCGATTCGCGGGCGCGGGCACGCTGCGGCTCGAGGTCGACGATCCGCTCGGCTTCGCGGTCGGCGTCTACGAGCTGGATGCCGCGGCCGAGGGCCGCGCCGAGGTGCGACGCGTCGAGGGCGGCGCCGCGGATGTTTCGGGCCCGGTGCCCATCGGCGGCTCGCGACGCTCGCGGCAGGCGCACGGCCTGCGGCTCGGGGTGCGCGAGCTCGGCTCGATGCTGCTCGGCGGCGTGCGGGCGACGACCCTCGCGAGAGCGGGGCGCGTCGTCGAGCACTCCCGCGGTTCGCTCGCGCTCGCCGATCGGCTGTTCTCGTCCGAGCGCGAGCCGGCGCTGACGATCTGGTTCTGA